ATGATGCCGTTTCCCCAATACTCCTCTCCTAGCCAATATCCTATCTCTGCGGATATTCGTTCAACGTCCCTACCAAGAATAAGACTTATTACACCTACCGCTTTTCCACTAACCACTATTGCGAAATCAACCAATAGATCCTTTTCCTTTGCCAAGTAAATAAACTCACGAGCATCTGCTTCAGTGTAAGGATAAGGTAGCCCATCCCTCAAATTGTTCCATATTTTGATATTATTAATCTGCTCCGCTATTGAAGAGGCATCCCTCAAAGTCAATCCTCTTAAAACATACTCCATGGTTTATATATTGTTGTGTTAGAATTGCAAAAATAAATAATATTGATCACAACGAGTCATAAATATACCATATTCTTTATAAAGATGCTACCCAAATAGGCTGAATCATCGCCTGAAATATTTATATTTGCACACATAACTATAGATAGAAAGGTATAAAATGATACTCAACGAACGTGATGCAAGACATGATCATGTATTAAATGTAGCCAAACAGATGATGACTGCTGCTCGTACCGCCCCTAAGGCTAAAGGTATTGATATTATTGAAACAGCTATTGTGACTGGCAAAGAACTACAAACTCTGTCTGACACGCTTCTTACAATGTCCGAAGAAAACGGAATGAAGTTTTTTCTTCGAGACGCTAACAATATTTTAAATGCAGAATGCATTGTCTTGATAGGCACGCATGAGCAAAAACAAG
This is a stretch of genomic DNA from uncultured Bacteroides sp.. It encodes these proteins:
- a CDS encoding GNAT family protein; this translates as MEYVLRGLTLRDASSIAEQINNIKIWNNLRDGLPYPYTEADAREFIYLAKEKDLLVDFAIVVSGKAVGVISLILGRDVERISAEIGYWLGEEYWGNGIMSRAVKEVVEYAFEKLSLHKVFATVFSFNVASMKVLEKAGFTKEAVLKSAFIKNGKIIDCHYYSIIKK